From one Halothece sp. PCC 7418 genomic stretch:
- a CDS encoding type II toxin-antitoxin system VapC family toxin, with product MKKIVLDAGPLIGLFYAKDTYHNDCVRGFEQLTQQKTILLTPIPILFEVYKWLLQLTQPAIAHSTLKVMQESLYLLPLEQPDFEEIQDMVTKLPQWQGSLEDATVVFTALRYHSPVWTYNFRDFSIFKTLEFWTPEPK from the coding sequence TTGAAGAAAATTGTACTAGATGCGGGTCCACTGATTGGTTTATTTTATGCCAAAGATACCTATCACAATGATTGTGTGCGGGGATTTGAGCAATTAACGCAACAAAAGACCATTTTACTCACACCAATTCCGATTCTTTTTGAGGTGTATAAATGGTTACTACAACTCACCCAGCCCGCGATCGCGCATAGTACCTTAAAAGTCATGCAGGAAAGTCTTTATTTACTACCTTTAGAACAACCTGATTTTGAAGAAATACAAGATATGGTGACTAAACTTCCGCAATGGCAAGGGTCTCTAGAAGATGCTACAGTTGTCTTTACCGCATTACGGTATCATAGCCCAGTTTGGACATACAACTTCCGAGATTTTAGCATTTTCAAAACTCTAGAATTTTGGACTCCTGAGCCTAAATAA
- a CDS encoding type II toxin-antitoxin system antitoxin SocA domain-containing protein yields the protein MSMLEKLIIFFVCKTKGYITKTQLVKFLYLADLSAVKWTEKQLTDLKWRYYQYGPWNEEIDRALDQLSQDEVLKIVQQGNGVFIQPSVNCPEMKDLQFSKGLELMLRNIQKEWAGLSADKMSALLKYVYQTEPMISAQAKHSPEEKAPLNLHLEHEKVREELGV from the coding sequence ATGTCTATGTTAGAAAAACTGATTATATTTTTTGTCTGTAAAACCAAAGGATACATCACCAAAACCCAATTAGTTAAGTTTTTATATCTTGCAGATTTGTCGGCGGTGAAGTGGACAGAAAAACAGCTAACTGATCTCAAATGGCGTTATTACCAATACGGACCTTGGAATGAAGAGATTGATCGCGCTTTAGATCAGTTGAGTCAAGATGAAGTCTTAAAAATCGTTCAACAGGGAAATGGTGTTTTCATTCAACCGAGTGTAAACTGTCCTGAAATGAAAGACTTACAATTTTCCAAAGGGTTAGAATTGATGTTAAGAAATATTCAGAAAGAATGGGCGGGTCTGAGTGCAGACAAAATGAGTGCTTTACTCAAATATGTTTATCAAACCGAGCCGATGATTTCTGCTCAAGCGAAACATTCCCCAGAAGAAAAAGCCCCTTTGAATCTTCATTTAGAACATGAAAAAGTAAGAGAAGAGTTAGGGGTATAG
- a CDS encoding type II toxin-antitoxin system PemK/MazF family toxin has protein sequence MAGQRPRQGWIYMINPYRVSLRCRRGHQYFYDLEAPGELICKRSGCNLSINSSRVLRGEHPYLIWTNDQFQEEENYIQTFTAIPLTSQTTFAGLSTTYPITKTKQNGLEKTSYALVHQICTVDGNCFKDSQGDWLVRMGELSKEDKEEIEETLIYYLNINTNPDEDWLRDNASPELVKQIFGFLQGEEKESTLNDLLDEIGES, from the coding sequence ATGGCGGGACAGCGACCCAGACAGGGATGGATTTATATGATTAATCCTTATCGTGTTTCTTTACGTTGTCGGCGAGGTCATCAATATTTTTATGATTTAGAAGCACCTGGGGAACTTATTTGTAAGCGTTCAGGTTGTAATCTTTCCATTAACTCCAGTCGAGTCTTACGAGGAGAACATCCTTATTTGATTTGGACAAATGATCAGTTTCAAGAGGAAGAGAATTATATTCAAACTTTTACCGCCATTCCTCTTACATCACAAACGACATTCGCAGGTTTATCGACCACCTATCCTATTACAAAAACCAAACAGAATGGACTAGAAAAAACATCTTATGCGTTGGTGCATCAAATTTGTACGGTTGACGGGAATTGTTTCAAAGATAGTCAGGGAGATTGGTTAGTTCGGATGGGTGAATTGAGTAAAGAGGATAAAGAAGAAATTGAGGAGACTTTGATTTATTACCTTAATATTAATACTAATCCCGATGAGGATTGGTTGCGAGATAATGCGTCTCCTGAATTGGTCAAACAGATTTTTGGCTTTTTGCAGGGGGAAGAAAAAGAATCGACTTTAAATGATTTATTGGATGAAATAGGGGAGAGTTGA
- a CDS encoding restriction endonuclease subunit S has protein sequence MEGQEVKEGYKLTEVGVIPEDWEIKKISEIAEVKGGRRLPKGKSLIDKKTQHPYIKVSDMFEGGILLDHIKYVPNEIFPLIKNYRIYQDDLFISVAGTLGIVGKIPTELNGANLTENADRLTNIKCNKDFLLYQLLSSRIQTYIESVKTVGAQPKLALSRIEEFKIPLPPTKKEQEKIAQVLSDVDSAIAHLDKLIHKKRNLKQGTMQQLLTGKKRLPGFCGEWEVKKLGDLVEVVMGQSPDSKTYNTEEKGVPLIQGNADISNRKTIKRVWTSQVTKLCNQGDVIMTVRAPIGAIGIASYDSCLGRGACSFKAKNINKLYFFYLMIFKEATWETIGQGSTFTAVNSNDIFNFPLFVANSLPEQKQIAQILTDMDAEIEALEKKRDKYKAIKQGMMQELLTGKTRLIPKS, from the coding sequence ATGGAAGGTCAGGAAGTAAAAGAGGGGTATAAGTTAACAGAAGTTGGGGTTATTCCTGAAGATTGGGAAATTAAAAAAATATCAGAAATAGCAGAAGTAAAAGGAGGAAGACGACTACCGAAAGGTAAATCACTTATAGACAAAAAAACTCAACATCCTTATATTAAAGTTTCAGATATGTTTGAGGGAGGAATTTTATTAGATCATATCAAGTACGTTCCTAATGAAATTTTTCCTTTGATTAAAAATTACCGTATTTATCAAGATGATTTATTTATTTCAGTTGCAGGTACATTAGGAATAGTAGGAAAAATTCCCACCGAACTAAATGGTGCTAACTTAACGGAAAATGCTGATCGATTGACTAATATAAAATGTAATAAAGATTTTTTATTATACCAATTACTTTCTTCTAGAATACAAACCTATATTGAATCTGTAAAAACAGTTGGCGCTCAACCTAAATTAGCACTAAGTAGAATAGAAGAGTTTAAAATTCCTTTACCTCCTACTAAAAAAGAACAAGAAAAGATCGCGCAGGTGTTGAGTGATGTAGATAGCGCGATCGCGCACCTCGATAAACTCATCCACAAAAAGCGTAACCTCAAGCAGGGAACAATGCAACAACTGCTGACAGGAAAAAAACGCCTCCCTGGTTTTTGTGGTGAATGGGAAGTTAAGAAATTGGGAGATTTAGTAGAAGTAGTAATGGGGCAATCTCCTGATTCTAAAACATATAATACTGAGGAAAAAGGAGTTCCTTTAATTCAAGGAAATGCGGATATTAGTAATCGAAAAACTATTAAAAGAGTTTGGACTAGCCAAGTTACAAAATTATGTAATCAAGGCGATGTTATTATGACAGTTCGCGCGCCCATTGGTGCAATAGGTATTGCTTCTTATGATTCATGTCTTGGAAGAGGTGCGTGTTCATTCAAAGCTAAAAATATTAATAAACTATATTTTTTCTATTTAATGATATTTAAGGAAGCTACTTGGGAAACCATTGGTCAAGGAAGTACATTTACGGCTGTTAATTCAAATGATATTTTTAACTTTCCTTTATTTGTAGCTAATTCACTACCAGAACAAAAACAGATCGCGCAAATCCTAACAGATATGGATGCAGAAATCGAAGCCTTAGAAAAAAAGCGAGACAAATATAAAGCCATCAAACAAGGAATGATGCAAGAACTCCTCACAGGAAAAACCCGACTCATCCCAAAAAGCTAA
- a CDS encoding type I restriction endonuclease subunit R, whose product MSEVGSKERITQNRIIKLFQHHLHYNYLGNWKDRKNNRNLEPDYLHPFLKQQGYSDTLIKKAIAQFNKTVTNQNQTLYELNKTVYSSLRYGVKIKPEIGANTETVWLIDWNHPENNHFGIAEEVTIKGENKKRPDIVLYINGIALGILELKRSTVSVSEGIRQNLDNQQSHFIQPFFATIQLIMAGNDTQGLRYGTIETPEKYYLTWKEDSDIENPLERSLSQLCTKERLLEIIHDFIVFDKGKKKLCRHNQYFGVKNAQNYIKNREGGIIWHTQGSGKSLTMVWLAKWIREYNPNARILIVTDRDELDKQVESVFSGVEEQITSTQSGKDLINKLNQTTPSLMCSLIHKFGRNQKADYDNYIEELKSNLPPDFQAKGEIYVFVDECHRTQSGKLHQAMKEILPHTLFIGFTGTPLLKKDKQKSIEVFGKYIHTYKFDEAAGDKVVLDLRYEARQVNQQITSPHKIDQWFDIQTQGLTEHAKTELKKRWGTMQKLLSSKSRLEKIVADIIFDFATKDRLKSGRGNAMLVAGSIYEACKYYELFQNQGFTKCAIITSYEPSAKDIKGETTGEDERTEKLRQYEIYNRMLGGKDPAKFEDEVKEQFVKNPAQMKLLIVVDKLLTGFDAPSATYLYIDKTMRDHGLFQAICRVNRLDGEDKEYGYIIDYQDLFKSLEKSITDYTSEALENFDRADIKDLLSDRLETAKDRLKEMLEQIRILCEPVAPPKDTPAYIRYFCGSHEPNQDQLKANEHKRHDLYKYTASLVRAYANLANDMIKVGYTPQDASQIKAKVKHYEQARQAVKLASGDYIDLKSYEPAMRHLIDTYIGAEDSAKITALDDLTLVQLIVQRGKEALDYLPQGIKENPEAVAETIENNLRKIITDEQPTNPKYYEQMSELLEQLIEDRKQEAQDYETYLKQITELSKQVIQPNQSSNYPAPLDTAAKRALYDNLDQDEALALAIDQAIKTTKKDGWRGNRIKERQVRRAIKQHIDNEDTLNRIFELAKKQNDY is encoded by the coding sequence ATGTCAGAAGTCGGAAGTAAAGAACGGATCACCCAAAACCGCATCATCAAACTTTTCCAGCATCATCTCCATTACAATTATTTAGGAAACTGGAAAGACCGCAAAAACAACCGTAACCTCGAACCCGACTATCTCCATCCCTTCCTGAAACAACAAGGTTACAGCGACACCTTAATCAAAAAAGCGATCGCGCAATTCAATAAAACCGTCACCAACCAAAATCAAACCCTCTACGAACTCAACAAAACCGTCTATAGCAGTCTCCGTTATGGCGTAAAAATCAAACCCGAAATTGGCGCAAATACCGAAACCGTCTGGTTAATTGATTGGAATCACCCCGAAAACAATCACTTTGGAATTGCAGAAGAAGTCACCATCAAAGGAGAAAACAAAAAACGTCCCGATATTGTTCTCTACATCAACGGAATCGCATTAGGAATTTTAGAACTCAAACGCAGCACCGTCAGCGTCTCCGAAGGAATTCGTCAAAACCTAGACAATCAACAATCCCACTTTATCCAACCCTTCTTTGCCACAATACAACTCATTATGGCAGGAAATGATACCCAAGGACTACGTTACGGAACCATTGAAACCCCCGAAAAATATTATCTCACTTGGAAAGAAGACAGCGACATCGAAAACCCCCTAGAGCGTAGTTTATCCCAACTTTGTACAAAAGAGCGATTATTAGAAATCATCCACGACTTCATCGTCTTCGACAAAGGAAAGAAAAAACTCTGTCGCCATAACCAATACTTCGGCGTAAAAAACGCCCAAAATTATATTAAAAACCGAGAAGGGGGAATCATATGGCATACTCAAGGCAGTGGCAAAAGCCTAACCATGGTTTGGCTAGCCAAATGGATACGAGAATATAATCCCAACGCTCGTATTTTAATCGTGACAGATCGCGACGAACTCGACAAACAAGTCGAAAGCGTTTTCTCAGGAGTCGAAGAACAAATCACCAGCACCCAAAGCGGAAAAGACTTAATAAATAAACTCAATCAAACCACCCCCTCCCTGATGTGTTCACTGATTCATAAATTTGGACGCAATCAGAAAGCTGATTATGACAATTATATTGAAGAATTAAAAAGCAATCTTCCCCCAGACTTCCAAGCAAAAGGAGAGATTTACGTCTTTGTTGATGAATGTCATCGCACTCAATCAGGGAAACTCCACCAAGCCATGAAAGAAATTTTACCCCATACGTTATTCATTGGCTTTACAGGAACACCTCTCCTAAAAAAGGATAAACAAAAAAGCATCGAAGTCTTTGGAAAATACATCCACACCTATAAATTTGATGAAGCTGCTGGGGATAAAGTTGTATTAGATTTACGCTATGAAGCCCGTCAAGTGAATCAACAAATTACCTCCCCACATAAAATAGATCAATGGTTTGACATCCAAACGCAAGGCTTAACCGAACACGCTAAAACCGAACTCAAAAAACGCTGGGGAACAATGCAAAAACTCCTCAGTTCTAAATCCAGACTAGAAAAAATTGTCGCTGATATTATCTTCGATTTCGCCACAAAAGATCGTCTCAAAAGTGGACGCGGGAACGCCATGTTAGTCGCTGGAAGCATTTATGAAGCCTGTAAATATTATGAACTGTTTCAAAATCAAGGTTTTACCAAATGCGCCATTATTACTTCTTATGAACCTTCCGCCAAAGATATCAAAGGGGAAACCACAGGAGAAGATGAACGCACAGAAAAACTGAGACAATATGAAATCTATAATAGAATGCTGGGAGGAAAAGACCCTGCAAAATTTGAAGACGAGGTGAAAGAACAATTTGTGAAAAACCCCGCACAAATGAAGCTGTTAATTGTCGTAGATAAACTATTAACAGGCTTTGATGCGCCTTCAGCCACTTATCTTTATATTGATAAAACCATGCGAGATCATGGACTCTTCCAAGCCATTTGTCGCGTGAACCGTTTAGACGGAGAAGATAAAGAATATGGCTATATTATCGACTATCAAGACCTCTTTAAGAGTTTAGAAAAATCCATTACTGATTATACCAGCGAAGCCTTAGAAAACTTCGATCGCGCTGATATTAAAGACTTACTCAGCGATCGCCTTGAAACCGCAAAAGATCGTCTTAAAGAAATGCTAGAACAAATTAGGATTTTATGTGAACCCGTCGCACCCCCCAAAGACACCCCCGCCTATATCCGTTACTTTTGTGGTTCGCACGAACCCAACCAAGACCAGCTAAAAGCCAACGAACACAAACGCCATGATCTCTACAAATATACCGCCTCTCTAGTTCGTGCTTATGCCAATCTCGCCAACGACATGATAAAAGTTGGTTACACCCCCCAAGACGCATCCCAAATCAAAGCCAAAGTCAAACACTACGAACAAGCCCGTCAAGCCGTCAAACTCGCCAGTGGCGACTATATCGACCTCAAAAGCTACGAACCCGCCATGCGCCATTTAATTGATACCTACATCGGCGCAGAAGACAGCGCAAAAATTACCGCCCTCGATGACCTCACCCTAGTCCAATTAATCGTCCAACGGGGAAAAGAAGCCCTTGATTATCTTCCCCAAGGAATCAAAGAAAACCCCGAAGCCGTCGCTGAAACCATCGAAAACAACCTGAGAAAAATTATAACCGACGAACAACCCACCAACCCCAAATATTACGAACAAATGTCCGAACTTTTGGAACAATTAATCGAAGACAGAAAACAAGAAGCCCAAGACTACGAAACCTATCTGAAACAAATAACCGAACTCAGCAAACAAGTCATCCAACCGAATCAGTCTTCCAACTATCCAGCCCCATTAGACACCGCAGCCAAACGCGCCCTTTATGACAATTTAGACCAAGACGAAGCCCTTGCTTTAGCCATTGACCAAGCCATCAAAACCACAAAAAAAGACGGCTGGCGAGGGAATAGAATAAAAGAGCGTCAAGTCAGAAGAGCAATTAAACAACATATCGACAACGAAGACACCCTCAATCGAATCTTTGAACTAGCGAAAAAACAAAACGACTATTAA
- a CDS encoding M48 family metallopeptidase, producing the protein MHQIEIGDLTINVTRKKIKNLHLAVHPPDGEIRISAPLHLDDESVRLFAISRLNWIKKNQAKIIAQPRQSQRKLVSGESHYFQGQRYLLNVIYRDRAPEVKIRNKTYIDLYVREGSSEEKRREILRNWYRQHLKTELPKLIEKWEKIMEVEVKDWGIKRMKTKWGTCNIQAQRIWLNLELAKKPPSCLEYVVVHEMTHFFERYHNQNFRKLMDQFLPNWRSCREELNQTPIETDC; encoded by the coding sequence ATGCACCAAATTGAAATTGGCGACCTGACCATCAACGTCACCCGCAAAAAAATCAAAAACCTGCATTTAGCCGTTCATCCTCCCGACGGAGAAATTCGCATTTCCGCACCCTTACATCTTGATGATGAATCCGTGCGCTTGTTCGCCATTTCCCGACTCAATTGGATTAAGAAAAACCAAGCTAAAATTATCGCCCAACCCCGCCAGTCGCAACGGAAACTGGTGTCTGGAGAAAGCCATTATTTTCAAGGACAGCGTTATTTATTAAACGTTATCTATCGCGATCGCGCCCCCGAAGTTAAAATTAGAAATAAAACCTATATTGATCTGTACGTCAGGGAAGGAAGCAGCGAAGAAAAACGGCGAGAAATATTAAGAAACTGGTATCGCCAACACTTAAAAACCGAACTTCCCAAACTAATTGAGAAATGGGAAAAAATCATGGAAGTGGAAGTCAAAGATTGGGGAATCAAACGAATGAAAACCAAATGGGGAACCTGTAACATTCAAGCGCAACGCATCTGGTTAAACTTAGAACTTGCCAAAAAACCACCCTCCTGTTTAGAGTACGTGGTAGTCCATGAAATGACACATTTTTTTGAACGATATCATAACCAAAACTTTCGCAAATTAATGGATCAGTTTCTACCCAACTGGCGAAGCTGTCGCGAGGAATTAAATCAGACTCCCATTGAAACTGATTGTTAG
- a CDS encoding DNA sulfur modification protein DndB — protein sequence MFDSHSHLSSATEQLNQVLSSLLAQYHRKKCYIGLRFEQGKRDMIQINVPANQISTLLQEKPSSNNDPDSGKNRPEIKGHAQEVKDYIIKRIQQDKPWILGTLTANVNPEKLEIIDLGRGICLAILDQSVKLEITDGQHRKRAVKELLESPDAEELGFAENNIPITLVLEADFRQCQTDFRDMAQSRGLDKSLLLSFGEYEGQIGITKHLVEKVGIFYGKTEKVKDSISSKKKLIYTNNFIARAVSCSFTNDPSNQLENFDTKISLLTHIID from the coding sequence ATGTTTGATAGTCATTCCCACTTATCTTCAGCAACAGAGCAATTAAATCAAGTTCTCAGTTCCTTGCTCGCTCAATACCATCGTAAAAAATGTTACATTGGTCTGCGCTTTGAACAAGGGAAGCGGGACATGATCCAAATTAACGTTCCAGCCAATCAGATATCTACCCTGCTTCAAGAAAAGCCATCCAGTAATAATGATCCAGATTCGGGTAAAAATCGCCCAGAAATTAAAGGACACGCTCAGGAAGTTAAAGATTACATTATCAAAAGAATTCAACAAGATAAACCTTGGATACTAGGGACTCTCACTGCTAATGTTAACCCAGAAAAGCTAGAAATCATTGATTTAGGGCGTGGTATTTGTTTAGCTATCCTTGATCAAAGTGTCAAACTAGAAATTACTGATGGACAGCATAGAAAACGCGCAGTCAAAGAATTACTAGAAAGTCCTGATGCAGAAGAACTGGGATTTGCAGAAAATAATATCCCTATCACATTAGTTCTAGAAGCAGACTTCCGTCAATGTCAAACGGATTTTAGAGATATGGCTCAATCGCGAGGACTTGACAAATCTTTGCTTCTATCCTTTGGAGAATATGAAGGTCAAATTGGAATTACTAAACACTTAGTTGAGAAAGTTGGTATATTTTACGGCAAGACTGAGAAAGTAAAAGATTCAATATCTAGTAAGAAAAAATTAATTTACACTAACAACTTTATTGCGAGAGCCGTCAGTTGTTCTTTTACTAACGATCCTAGTAACCAATTAGAAAATTTTGACACTAAAATAAGTTTATTGACTCATATTATTGATTAA